The DNA window tgatttttttaattttagttcactGAATTATTGTAAATGTTATAGTTTTGGGGTCATCTggtgtgggattttctcgcttTGATGAGGAACCAATGCTGGCCTTTGGATATTTTCGGCTTTTTGGTCTAGTTAttgtctttgacacatttctcatttccattctctttttttattgtagatcCTCGGTATATACTGCTTAATTATTTGGGTAActtttttataacatgtaatactttacttttacttttaacgTTTCAGAATATAACTCGCCATGGAATCTTCAACTCTCAGATTGTGCAGTAATTGTGAACATCGCCATATTTCAACCGTTGCAGTCACATGGTGTCCAGATTGCGACGAAGCTCTTTGTACGGAATGTAAGGACCATCACGATGCttcaaaaattgcaaaattccACAGAACTATTTTACTCGCCGAATACGACAAATTACCTTCATTTATAAAGGACAGAAGTGTCTACTGCTCTGAGCATGACCAGAAATGTGAGTTGTATTGTTGTAGTCATAGCCAGTTGTGTTGTACTGCGTGTTTAATAGAATCACATATTCCTTGTGAAAAACTAGAAACAATACACGATGTAAAAACTTCACCGGCGTTAGAAGATATTGAAAACGGTTTGAAGTGTTTAATGATTAATTTAGATTCTTTATTACAAAACAGACTGGAGAATAAAACTAGAATAAATGCACAGAAATCAGTAATTATGGAAGAATTTCAAAGTTTCCGTGAATTGGTCAACGGCAAGTTGGATGATATGGGAAAAAGTTTGCAAGATAAAATAGAAACGGACGTGAAAGAGCTTGGTTTCGATTTGGATAATCTGTCGCAGgattttaatgtccataaaagcAATATAATCATCATGCAGGAGGAACTTAAGGTGCTGTTAGTATCGCAACTGATCTTCAAGTCTTCTTAGGACTGAGACCGTCAGAACTTAGACTAGAGGAGGAACATTCATATTTGGAAACacttaaaacaaacaaagcaaTGGATGAAGTTGATCTCGTGTTGGAAGCATCGTCTACATTTAGAGCATTATCAGAAAGCAGCGAATCGTTTGCTGTTATTTCACAATCCAGGAAAGATAATGAATTATAATTGGGTGTAGGATAGAAGGATCAAGCACAACTTTTAATGCCATCGGTTGATAAATTGTCAGATATCAAATTTTCTGAGAAAGCGAAGTTTAAGTTACCTACTGAAGATAACGGCATTGATGTATTAGGGTGCACTGTATTGTCTACAGGCCTGTTGATATTTACTGATGGTAGTAACAGGCGTTTGATCATATGTGACTGCAATGGTAGTTTCAAGCGAAACATACTTTTGTCATTTTCGCCAAAAGATATAACCTTTATCAGTAATTCAACTGTATGTGTGACATGCCAGTCTGCCAAAAAAGTAGTTCTAATTGAAATAATTACTGGTATAGAATTGTCAAGTTTTTGTACAGGTGACACATGTTTTGgtttaagttttgaaaatgaaattttaaccatACGAATAACTGGATCCTTTTTAAGGATGACTCTTGACGGTACAATAACAAGCACTTTGAAAACAAAGTGTAGAACACATTGCTGTacaacaaatgattttttaatttcttcaagTTTTTTAAATGACACAGTGTTATGTTATAAGATGAACGGCGAACTTGCTTGGCGATTTCAGGATCCAAATTTAATATCCCTTGGTGATGTAAGCGTAGACGAAGATGGATGTGTCTATGTAACAggagaaaaatcaaataacatttttgcTTTAGCATCTGATGGACAAAGAGGGAGAGAAATTTTTGATACTTTAGAAAAACCTTATGcaatacattttgataaaacgTCAAAGTTGGTGGTATAAATTGCCAGCAGAACTGGTTCCGTATCAGTATACgagaaaaaattattaattgacattgaaattgaatttCCTGGATTGGGTCAATATCCTATATACATCTTGtcttttttaatgtgtttattttgattaattgaAATAATGTAATATGAGACGCATCACcaaaacattctttttttcaaattttgtaataaGGATTTGTAGAAATATTGAAAGAAATTATCATATGCTAATGATATTTTAATACTGGCTTCATGCAGAGCTTCAAACATGTGAACTAACATAATGTTAGATGttaattatatgtatattacTTCTTTTGAACATCTATAAATATAACACTTACTAACAGTTTAGATTGTATTACTTTTCGTTTCTTTAGGTaaaataccaccaaatcatggtacgtcgcatccggttgcatacgaaagtaggcctaaaaaaatattcccttgaatttgacagttgtagaaaattaaccctgcatttcaatgcactaaaatttttctgagtcttaaatatgtatgttggaagtctgaaagcatcattctttttttatttgatggtcttataaaatattttggaacgttaaggttacatatataccaaagcaggtaaccagtaaataactgtaaaaattgggttgtttacttCCCGTGTtggttactttcttatatgcaatgaaatgtagtgtgaaattttcactgtatcactggaaaggattaaactttatacatgcaaagtatttctttggttgaaataaaggtaaatactgtacattttttttaaagtgccaatttaacaaatacTAATAGgcaaaaatcaatggtggtattacaccttaacaGAGTGCACACGCTAAAATGTCTCGCCTCCTTTACTAACCattgatattattttgatagtcctaaatataaactATTACTACAactatcaaataaattaaacatgatCTAAGAAAATGAGGTCTAAGTCATATAAGCCTAACGAGAAATACATGTActccttacaatcattcaatatactaaatatagttgacctattgcttatagtttcaaAGAAACAGACttaaacaagaaattaaatatatatacaaaatgaaccatgaaaatgaggtcaaggtcagatggcCAATACCAGGCAGACGTGTACAGCTTACAGCTCAACGAAAAtaaaaggacgataactgtgttcCCTGGACATAAGACAAAATATCTTCTGATTTGGCAATGAATGAAGAAAAGTCCTCATTATATTAATAGAAAACGAAAAATACCGGATTTCGGAAAAAAGGGtgagggttaaaaaaaatcgtcCTAGTATCCCGACGAACCTTTACAAATGTAAATGATATCTGTATAGCATTGTGGTAATCTTTTTTGGAAATTAATACGTTGGGCCTGGTAAGAACTCAGGAAATACCGTTCCCAAGACCGGCATGAAACTGGCTATTTCCTGCCGCTCAAACTGAAGGTTATTAGTTTTATCAGCACGAAAAATATGCCGTAAGACTGTCTATAAACAGGTGAAATGAACATTCATATGGAAGAATGAGTAGTCTCCCGTTTCAATTACACAATTTACAATTGATTTAGCAATCACAGAACAATACATCAAGAACATTTATATTGAGTCAATTCAATATTATCAAATAGTCATAGAAAGTCTAGAAACAGTGAGAGAAAAAACAGACAAGACCTTAAGTAGTGATGATTGTAAGCTATATCCTCTTGTAATACAGTGTTTGGTGATAAAATGTCACATTTGAAGTACTGTTACGACACCATTCTGTTTgatataaggagatgtggcGGTATCGATTCTACGTCAATTATTTGGACATTTGGAGATACGCAGTCTCCAGTTTTAATTCTAAATGCATAAAGTTAGGTTAACTTCAAGTTCAATACATATATCAGTGcgttttgtctgtttttttctcatttttttagactttcttttcatatttgacAGCCGACTTTATCATTAAGACTAGTTTTATTTGGTGGAGGTTATTTATAAAGTCCCCACTAGAGATTTTAAAAAGTTGCAGGATTATTATGCTCTTTGTTGGTGATAATTGTTACTTTTAGCTCTGCTGACTTTATCATGACGACTGGTTTCAATTTGTAGAGGAAGTTGGAGTACCTGGAGAGTTACACATACCTTTGGAAGGAAAACTAACAATTCTATAGAAAATAAGAaatgatatgattgcaaatgagacaactctccacaatagaccaaataacacagaaactaacaactaaaggtgtcaccgtacagccttcaataatgcccataccgcacagtcagctaAAAAGACCCCTAAATGacaatgtttaagaaataattccttcgtgtcatgctctatgctcattttaacatgggtaggcattatatttgtcgatattttacactgagcgttagcgaggtgtaaaatgtggtcaaatataatgcctacccatgttaataTGAACATAGAGCATGccacgaaggaattatttcgattctaattggacaaatacagtatttttataggtcgaggcgtacgaaaataccgtaaaaatgtttggcttttccCGTTTCCTCCCAGAGGAGTTTgtgcattacatttcatatttgataagttaaaaaaaaatatgagcagggtaaatatatattgttttataaaattacataataaaaatttatgctagctgcttaaatgtatatgtcgtgtacaagttgcgattttgtacacattataacatgtacaaaaatattgtacatgttataacttgtataatgcaaaaatacaagttataacatgtacaaaagtacctcgtacatgttataacctgtacaaaatattgcttaaaaatggttttaacttgtataaTATCGAAAAATTAGGATATTTTTCTATTATCGCAACAGATGATATTGACctcaataaaattttcttaccttttttattattccttcatgttagtgtgttttgtccttttttgatacagttaatgtCTAGGGGTCGGTATTACGAAGCATTCCTAAGACCTGTCATAAGATATCTtagacatgtcttatgatcctcttatgaTCTATAGCTAtggacatatctttatttgatgaattataattgtgagtgtccactttgaaggcaatagtaaaatatttccattctAGTTGACACTAAAAGACATAAGAGGTTAGCCAGGATAGACATGTCTAcagataaaattttgaattgaaatggggtatgtgtctAAACGACAACAACCTGCCCATGGAGCAGACAACATCAGATCCAAAGGCAacaaatacatgctttcaaagtagaggatatatatttaaaacatcaaaatgacgttcgcctcatgcaatgatcttatagtttataaacaaaaattgagttataaatttacataagtcatgctgaaggccaaaaatgttgaagagtagatccaaagatattgataatgTAGCATGGtccaatgaaaactatttcagctctctCTTGCTTTTACAGAGTAAGCATATAAGACATTGTTTTAGTCTTTGCATGCTATAAAATCGAGAGGGAGGAGTTTTTCCAAAATTATTAGGAatcgttcttattttttttggaagaatttagttactagtatttaattataattgtcATTGAAGAATGCAAGCTTTTAGTAAATAGTTTCACACTTATTTAAGCCATGATGGACTGCCGCGctaaaacatacaattacatgaaaacacattttgccaaaaaaagtcatgaaacatatatatctgaaactttgtgatcatttttttacagaaaaagacACTTTCTGgcctatttattgttgttcCTTTATGCATTGGTAAattgaaatgtatattttacttcataaagatttattttaaattttgtacaagttaaaaccatttttaagcaatattttgtacaggttataacatgtatgatgtacttttgtatatgttataacttgtatttttgcattatacaagttataacacgTACAATAtttgtgtacatgttataacctgtacaaaatcgcaacttgtacacgacatatacattataaaggatagcgatggaaataacgttaatatacacagtaagtttgtgcgcatgtgtcaaacatattttttatgctcattagaacacggctttgtttacaaagcgtaataaggacgtctgagcgatagcgaggggtaaaatatcggcataaagggacaacccgtggtaaaatctagatatattcaagccccccatgaattatttcgattctaataggacaaatgcggcatttttgggggatcgaagcgctctatgtggaggccattatttgccgtacccataaattaacgcacttttagattgtcataaaagaacggagcaaagaGAAAAAGTAACATACTCAAACCattcacaaaacttatttaGATAGAAATGGATgaattaaaatgataatttacttatatgtcttctatgtataaaaaaaagggcttatataccacattttagcatcgtttgtttacgtttccttgttgtgatgattttcggtatcagaagcgtgtattttcccgtaaaatgcttaaattataacgtcatcattctatgacgtcgggtacttcattcataaaataacatatgacgtgggagtacgattggaacagccaatgcaatatattcatattttaccacgggtgtgtactcaaaacgtttgaaggacgtcatgttagaataaacaattcaaaccagaaaactaacggcctaattaatgttatttatatgaacgaaaaacaaatatgtaacacataaaaagtcaaatatcTAGTCAATTGAGATTGCAGTTGAATGCGCTTGCTTTTAAACTCACAACTTTAGTGTTGGCAGTCTTGGTAAGTTGTTAACAATAAGTTAAGAGGACACTTCCTTGTCAGATTAGTTCATCAACTATCAAACCATATACTACAGCTAGgtcatattttctatttcaatcAAAGGTTATAGAggtaccatttgatttttatgggtgGGGGATCTAAGGAAAAAAGTAGGACAGGAGTTTAAGAGTAAAAAAAAGCAGCAGGATGAGCATATTAGCCAAAAAAAAGGGCAGGATGATAATTTACAGTGTaggtttaaaaacaatatgtaaaaggcaggaccgaacagagtgaaaaataaaaatgcaggtcatagattacaactaaaacaaATGAAGAACAAACAATTTTCATCCTACCCCGCCCCCTCTCCAAAAAAGCACCAAGCAATCAAATGGTAACACTCTTCCTCCACTCATACCTAATGCGTGTAAAAGGTTGTTGGTTCAACCC is part of the Mytilus trossulus isolate FHL-02 chromosome 13, PNRI_Mtr1.1.1.hap1, whole genome shotgun sequence genome and encodes:
- the LOC134694696 gene encoding E3 ubiquitin/ISG15 ligase TRIM25-like, with product MESSTLRLCSNCEHRHISTVAVTWCPDCDEALCTECKDHHDASKIAKFHRTILLAEYDKLPSFIKDRSVYCSEHDQKCELYCCSHSQLCCTACLIESHIPCEKLETIHDVKTSPALEDIENGLKCLMINLDSLLQNRLENKTRINAQKSVIMEEFQSFRELVNGKLDDMGKSLQDKIETDVKELGFDLDNLSQDFNVHKSNIIIMQEELKVLLVSQLIFKSS